From Nicotiana tabacum cultivar K326 chromosome 22, ASM71507v2, whole genome shotgun sequence, one genomic window encodes:
- the LOC107799125 gene encoding plasmodesmata-located protein 2 isoform X2 codes for MRPYQFVSLFLFLFFLPSFPILGSTSEMTNFVYKGCANQKFQDSTGVYTQTLNTLFNNLVSQSSSTNFHKTTAGGGQSDISGLFQCRGDLSNKDCNTCIQKIPDMSQKLCGQSIAARIQLNGCYLRYEIAGFQTVGPTELLYKVCASTRASGDGFLDRLETALGQIAKGVSSSGNKGFYTGGYQSVYVLGQCEGDLGSGDCVNCVENAAMEAKSQCGSAISAQIYLQQCYIRYTYYPSGVPTKSFSPSGIRKITQKTVAIVLGGLVGVGLVLACLLFTKSAFKKKSYAKYGG; via the exons ATGCGTCCATATCAATTTGTTTCCCTTTTCCTATTCTTATTTTTTCTACCTTCATTTCCCATTCTTGGATCCACCTCTGAAATGACAAATTTTGTTTACAAAGGCTGTGCCAACCAAAAATTCCAAGACTCAACTGGGGTTTACACCCAAACACTCAACACCCTTTTTAACAACTTAGTTTCTCAATCCTCCTCCACTAATTTCCACAAAACCACCGCCGGCGGTGGCCAGTCAGATATTTCCGGCCTCTTTCAATGCAGAGGCGATCTCTCTAACAAAGACTGCAACACTTGCATTCAAAAAATCCCAGATATGTCGCAAAAACTGTGCGGGCAATCAATTGCTGCAAGAATCCAGCTAAATGGTTGTTATTTAAGGTACGAAATTGCTGGGTTTCAGACAGTGGGTCCGACCGAGTTGTTGTACAAGGTGTGCGCGTCAACTCGAGCGAGTGGAGATGGTTTTCTGGACAGGCTGGAAACAGCACTAGGACAGATAGCTAAAGGAGTTTCTTCAAGTGGTAATAAGGGATTTTATACAGGTGGTTATCAGTCGGTTTATGTGTTGGGTCAatgtgaaggtgatttaggaagTGGGGACTGTGTGAACTGTGTGGAAAATGCTGCTATGGAAGCCAAAAGCCAATGTGGTTCTGCCATTTCTGCTCAAATTTATCTGCAACAGTGCTACATTCGTTACACTTATTATCCCAGTGGTGTTCCTACTAAATCATTTTCTCCATCAG GAATAAGGAAGATTACACAGAAGACGGTGGCTATTGTCTTGGGTGGACTGGTTGGTGTGGGGTTAGTACTTGCTTGTTTGCTATTTACAAAATCAGCATTCaagaagaagagttatgccaaatATGGAGGATGA
- the LOC107799125 gene encoding plasmodesmata-located protein 2 isoform X1 has protein sequence MRPYQFVSLFLFLFFLPSFPILGSTSEMTNFVYKGCANQKFQDSTGVYTQTLNTLFNNLVSQSSSTNFHKTTAGGGQSDISGLFQCRGDLSNKDCNTCIQKIPDMSQKLCGQSIAARIQLNGCYLRYEIAGFQTVGPTELLYKVCASTRASGDGFLDRLETALGQIAKGVSSSGNKGFYTGGYQSVYVLGQCEGDLGSGDCVNCVENAAMEAKSQCGSAISAQIYLQQCYIRYTYYPSGVPTKSFSPSGGIRKITQKTVAIVLGGLVGVGLVLACLLFTKSAFKKKSYAKYGG, from the exons ATGCGTCCATATCAATTTGTTTCCCTTTTCCTATTCTTATTTTTTCTACCTTCATTTCCCATTCTTGGATCCACCTCTGAAATGACAAATTTTGTTTACAAAGGCTGTGCCAACCAAAAATTCCAAGACTCAACTGGGGTTTACACCCAAACACTCAACACCCTTTTTAACAACTTAGTTTCTCAATCCTCCTCCACTAATTTCCACAAAACCACCGCCGGCGGTGGCCAGTCAGATATTTCCGGCCTCTTTCAATGCAGAGGCGATCTCTCTAACAAAGACTGCAACACTTGCATTCAAAAAATCCCAGATATGTCGCAAAAACTGTGCGGGCAATCAATTGCTGCAAGAATCCAGCTAAATGGTTGTTATTTAAGGTACGAAATTGCTGGGTTTCAGACAGTGGGTCCGACCGAGTTGTTGTACAAGGTGTGCGCGTCAACTCGAGCGAGTGGAGATGGTTTTCTGGACAGGCTGGAAACAGCACTAGGACAGATAGCTAAAGGAGTTTCTTCAAGTGGTAATAAGGGATTTTATACAGGTGGTTATCAGTCGGTTTATGTGTTGGGTCAatgtgaaggtgatttaggaagTGGGGACTGTGTGAACTGTGTGGAAAATGCTGCTATGGAAGCCAAAAGCCAATGTGGTTCTGCCATTTCTGCTCAAATTTATCTGCAACAGTGCTACATTCGTTACACTTATTATCCCAGTGGTGTTCCTACTAAATCATTTTCTCCATCAGGTG GAATAAGGAAGATTACACAGAAGACGGTGGCTATTGTCTTGGGTGGACTGGTTGGTGTGGGGTTAGTACTTGCTTGTTTGCTATTTACAAAATCAGCATTCaagaagaagagttatgccaaatATGGAGGATGA